A genomic window from Dechloromonas sp. A34 includes:
- the trpD gene encoding anthranilate phosphoribosyltransferase: protein MTPQAALQRVIEHREIFHDEMVSLMRQIMGGEVTPVMIAAIITGLRVKKETIGEIAAAATVMRELSTKVELADTSRLVDTCGTGGDGAHTFNISTAAMFVAAAAGAQIAKHGGRSVSSQSGSADVLEALGVNLNLKPEQVAQCIAETGIGFMFAPNHHSAMKHAAPVRRELGVRTIFNILGPLTNPANAPQQVMGVFHPDLVGIQVRVLQRLGSTRALTVFGREGLDEISISGATLVGELKDGRVNEYEIHPEQFNLPVHDPKVLQVASVEESKAMLLGTLDNKFGAARDIVALNAGASVYISGQAPTLADGVDKAFEMIVSGAARAKLEQFINCTKQFA, encoded by the coding sequence ATGACCCCGCAAGCCGCCCTCCAGCGCGTGATCGAACACCGCGAAATTTTCCACGACGAAATGGTTTCCCTGATGCGCCAGATCATGGGCGGCGAAGTCACGCCGGTGATGATCGCAGCGATCATCACCGGCCTGCGCGTCAAGAAGGAAACCATCGGCGAGATCGCCGCCGCCGCCACCGTCATGCGCGAACTGTCGACCAAGGTCGAGCTCGCCGATACCAGCCGCCTGGTCGATACCTGCGGCACTGGCGGCGATGGCGCCCACACCTTCAATATTTCCACTGCCGCGATGTTTGTCGCTGCCGCGGCCGGGGCGCAGATCGCCAAGCATGGCGGGCGCTCGGTCTCCAGCCAGTCGGGCAGCGCCGATGTGCTCGAGGCCCTCGGCGTCAATCTCAATCTCAAGCCGGAGCAGGTCGCCCAGTGCATCGCCGAAACCGGTATCGGCTTCATGTTCGCGCCCAACCATCACAGCGCCATGAAGCACGCCGCGCCGGTACGCCGCGAGCTGGGTGTGCGGACCATCTTCAACATCCTTGGCCCGCTGACCAATCCGGCCAACGCGCCGCAGCAGGTGATGGGCGTCTTCCATCCCGATCTGGTCGGCATCCAGGTCCGCGTGCTGCAACGCCTGGGCAGCACCCGGGCGTTGACCGTGTTTGGCCGCGAAGGCCTCGACGAAATCTCGATCTCCGGCGCGACCCTGGTCGGCGAACTGAAGGACGGCCGGGTTAACGAATACGAAATCCATCCCGAGCAGTTCAATCTCCCGGTGCATGACCCGAAGGTGTTGCAGGTGGCCAGCGTCGAGGAGTCGAAAGCCATGTTGCTCGGCACGCTCGACAACAAGTTCGGCGCCGCCCGCGACATCGTCGCCCTCAACGCTGGTGCCAGTGTCTATATCAGCGGCCAGGCGCCCACCCTGGCCGACGGCGTCGACAAGGCCTTCGAAATGATCGTCTCCGGTGCGGCGCGCGCCAAGCTGGAACAATTCATCAACTGCACCAAGCAATTCGCATGA
- a CDS encoding aminodeoxychorismate/anthranilate synthase component II, translating into MLLMVDNYDSFTYNIVQYFGELGQEVQVYRNDAITVADIARLKPEYLVISPGPCAPAQAGISLAAIREFAGKIPLLGVCLGHQSIGEAFGGKIVHAKQLMHGKVSPVHHKDVGVFKGLPNPLTCTRYHSLAIERESLPDCLEIIAWTDDGEIMGVRHKTLAVEGVQFHPESILTERGHDLLKNFLDEFKK; encoded by the coding sequence ATGTTGCTGATGGTGGATAACTACGACAGCTTCACCTACAACATCGTCCAGTATTTCGGCGAGCTGGGTCAGGAAGTGCAGGTTTACCGCAACGACGCCATTACCGTCGCCGATATCGCCCGCCTCAAGCCGGAATATCTGGTCATTTCGCCCGGTCCCTGCGCGCCGGCCCAGGCCGGTATCTCGCTGGCGGCGATCCGCGAATTCGCCGGCAAGATTCCGCTGCTCGGCGTCTGCCTCGGCCACCAGTCGATCGGCGAAGCCTTCGGCGGCAAGATCGTGCATGCCAAGCAACTGATGCATGGCAAGGTGTCGCCGGTGCATCACAAAGACGTCGGCGTCTTCAAGGGGCTGCCCAATCCGCTGACCTGCACCCGCTACCACTCGCTGGCCATCGAGCGCGAATCTCTGCCAGACTGCTTGGAGATCATCGCCTGGACCGACGACGGCGAGATCATGGGCGTCCGCCACAAGACGCTGGCCGTCGAAGGCGTGCAGTTCCACCCCGAATCGATCCTGACCGAACGTGGTCACGATCTGCTCAAGAATTTCCTGGACGAATTCAAGAAATGA